The Cynocephalus volans isolate mCynVol1 chromosome 1, mCynVol1.pri, whole genome shotgun sequence region CAGTCCATTGACTAATTTTAGCCTGTTTTACCAAATCTGCTCACAGTAATAGATGGTGGGCTACTAGACTAGTAATTCAGTAGAAGCCATAAGATGAGTATCTTCCACAGCAGCCATACCTGTAGCCTCCATAGCCAGAGCCATAGCCCAGTCTACGGAAGCTGCCACATCCACAGCCATAGCCATAGCCCAGGCCACCGAAGCCTCCATAGCCATAGCCCAGGCCTCCATAGTAGCTGCTGTAGTAGGTCATGGTGTCAGGGGTGGTGAGTTTAGTTTGCTGTTTGAGACGAGATTCAGAATATGAATACCATTCTTTGTAGGGGGTCTCTTATATACCCTGAATAGAACATGTGATAAAACCTGTGACCATTCTTTTATGTCATTCTAAGTCATTCATTTACTTAAGACAACTCATTAATCTGTTTGCTAACAGAAGGAGAGACACATACTCATTAAAATTTTTCAGCTTGTGTAGTTGCCCTTGGACTCATTACCTtttatttaatgagaaaaaaatctgaatctgTCTTCAAAgttatacaataaaaatttttctatatAGCTCCATTTAAATACAAATGATGCAATATGCTTGGTAATGTTATATATGCTTGGTAGTGTTTTCTCATTAAGTATActctaatttctcatttttatgtcATTCTTTCAATTGTTAAATCTTACCTCCATCTGGATTCAAATACATTGATCAAATTTAAAACTCTTAAATCTAGCAAATTCTTTAATGTCAAATTTATATCTCAGGTTGAAAAATCAAGAATATGCCCTCCTTTAAAAGAATAAGTGCCAttatgaaacaataaattttctgATTATCTGTGTTACATACAAAGTAATGGAAAACATGTATATTTATAGGCACAACAGACACCTATTTTGATTTTATCTAGCAATGTGCAAAGCATTCTTTTGGCTTATCAACATGGTAAAATGTATTTCAGAAACTGAGAAACTATCCAAGAGAACAAactcactttttgtttgtttgttttgatattttaattaagatttttttatttcaatttctcagcatacattgtagttgattttcctgaCCCTtcacccattcctcttcccccctccctttctcctcttcccctcctacatcgtatctgttcacttgtcttaacaagttcaaggaattgttgtgattgttgtgtcttctcccccccccacatcctttatttgtctgtctgtttatttatttatttatttaaacaagtgagaacatggggtatttatctttctgtgcctgacttgcttcacttaacataattctgtctaagtccatccatgttgttgcaaatggtagtatttcattcctttttatagcagagtagtatttcgttgtgtagatataacaaAGTTTCCTTacccacttatctgatgatggacattttgggctgcttccaactctcggctattgtaaatattgctgaaataaacactggagtacaggtatcccttcggcatgatggtttccattcttctgggtatattcccagtcatggaatagctgggtcatatggtagatctatctgtcaTTGTTTAAAGAACCTctatgccattttccataaagtctgcaccattttgtagtcccaccaacagtgtatgagagttcccttttctctgcaacctctccagcacttatcattctcagtcttttagatattagccatcctgactggaatgaggtggtatctcaaagtggttttgatttgtgtttcccagatgctgagtgatgttgagcattttttcttgtgtctgtcattcgtatattttcctttgagaaatgcctactcagctcctttccccattttttatttgggttatttgggttttttttctgtaaagttgtttgagtttccttgtatattctggatattaatcctttgtcagatgtatattttgcaaatattttctcctgctctgttggttgtattttcactctgttgattgtttcttttgctgtgcagaagctttttagtttgatatattcccatttatttatttttcctttggttgcctgtgcttttaggctTATATTCATGACGTCTGTACCCACTCcttcttcctggagtgtttcctctatgttttctttaaggagttttattgtttcaggaagtatatttaattctttaatccattttgagttgattttggtatatggtgagagatatgggtctagtttcattctcctacatatgtatatccagtttccccagcactatttgctgaagaggcagtctcttccccagtgtgtagacttggtgccttttttaaagatcagatggctgtaggtgtgtgggttgatttctgggttctctattctattccattgatccatgtgtctgtttttatgccagtaccatgctgttttggttattatagctttgtaaaatagtttaaagtcaggtagtgttatacctccagctttatttttcttttgctcaggatttctttggcaaactcacttttataacagcctgaacagctgttcaaaaatattatctttatgCCATTATCCACTTTTCAAGAATGCACTTTATTTACCTAGGGTATTTTCTAAAATGCAGATGATAATGGCTTCATGCTTTACCGACACCACCATTCTTCCTTTCCCAGTTCTTCATAATCCATACATCCATTCCATTTATTAAACCTTGCTTTAAATCTTATTCCAAATCCACTCCCAATATTTACTAGCACCAGctaggtattttgttttcatccatttttttttccaatcagtATTTCATCCTTCTACTCATACACCTAATTTTATCACAATATATTTGcccttatatatttttctttctaattctgtGTGCCTCACCCCCTTACTTTCTCTTGGACCAtctgcaaacattttttaataaaatgtcacTTACTCATTAAGGTTTTATAGCTTTAAACAACATTTCTGTACACTTAGAgtcatataatatttttaacagGATCTCTTTGAGTCCTGGTGAGTTGAAAATCTCCAGATATAAAAGTGCAGTGATGAATGACTAGAACAGGAAACAAGGATGGAAAGGAAGCTGGCCGGTCTTTGAAGATTTTCTTACTTCACTCTGTGAATACAGTAAATCAAGGCCAAGTTTTAGACATAACAAAATGTTACCATATGTTGGGCTTGGgtccataaaaattattttgctttacaTGACTTTAAACTTGATGCTGAgggtatttttattgttttattttttgttttgttttgaggtcTATAGGTAACATTTTTGATTGAATTCATTTCCTCAATTGGATTTGTTTAGTGTTCTTGCAAACAAAAAATATCTGTTAGGTGagtggaaaaaatgaaatctgtCTGCCACAACTTGTAAGTCAGTCTCTAAGGTGGAATATGAATTTAAAACTACTTTCAGGTTTTTAAAGTAATGTTTAAACACTATTTGCCTTGGTCGTTAAgtccctttttctcctttatcaaaatttatttcatctttacttTTCATTCTGAAAAACATAACTTCTGGCAAGGTTTTTCATTCTCAGTGAGTCATTTTGAAACCAAGCACTAACAAACAAATCGAGCAAGTTAAGAATCTCATGAATGCTTAGGCAAATCTGCTAAACTGTGTGACCATGACTAAGGGCCAATTTATGTTGTTGTTTCTGTTGCATAGAGCTATGCCCATGTGAAATAAAAACCAACAgagtttacaaattttaaaaaaaacataaacaaaaaccaaaaaaaagtaattaaatatgCCCTGATTtatctgtgtatttttaaagaaaatgatagtgagatacacacacacacacacacacacacagctatatatatatatatataaacacacacacatagctcactgttttatacatataaacacacacacacacacatatacatacacacacacgtacacaaatatgtttgtatatgtatgGTCAAAAACAGGTTGTGAAATAGTTCAATGAAACATATGAACCAAAATAACCAAATgtttattattgatatttttcaaGGTTGGGAAAAATAGAACATTGACAATGTCCTTTGGATATTGATTATCTTTGGAAACTAAGAAATGCATACTTCTTTAGAGATATTTTTTGTTAATCTTTTAATTGAGTTGACTTAAAGATTTACTtggaatattatttcttttttattttctttttgggatATTTCTACCAGAACACGATGCGTTGATTGTGAAGTTCAGATCCTGTGTTGATatgtgaaatgataaaaatatagtcTTCTGTTGGACAAATGATAGCATTTACTTTGAAGTTAAAGAAATGTTTCccataaattcaaaatattttttctttactcaaataaaattaactgaatcacaaaataaaatgtaataaaatatgatGTATTTTACTAGGAGTGTCATACACAATGCTTCTCAATATAATgatattattgttttgttttgtttttatttttagcactgtGGGGCATGTCCATGAACTTTAGAACTGTTATCCTGAGTGGTTAAGTGTGAAATTATGAAACCACACAACTATATCTCACTTCTTTGTACATTGTGACCCTATAACACCCAAATTGGATTGACTGGATTGATAGATGACACCTGAAGCCTGAGCAAATTTAAGTCTGTGCCTTTAAAGTGAAGATTGTAATCTTTTGATATACGTATACATACGCAGATAAATATAGGTATAcctgtacgtgtgtgtgtgtgtatatatatgtatatatacacacatatccaGTCTATTTTTATCAAAGGAGCGGTTTAACTGAAATTCATCTTTATAAGAAAGATCTTTGAATTGAACTGTGCTTTTTCTCAgcctaaactaaaaaaaaaaaaaaaaaaaaacctcaataaaatcttcttcctttctcttattGTAGTGCAAAATCTTCAatatggtgatggtggtgaagaAGAATGACATATCATGCCATGAAGATCAAGAAAGATAATAGGAAACCTCATACGAAAAAATTTTACCCCAATTCATTACTGActcaggtgctcaataaaaatgtcaaatgaaataatgtgcaGAAGCATATGAGAATATGATAGTGTGAAATTACGCAAAGTACAAAAATTATTGGAAAGGTGGTTTACTTTCATGGTTAGCCTGGTGATATGCTCTGATCTGTTACCATTTGCCTGCTCTTCCAATAAAAAAAGCCAAACGAACAAACATTGAATGTATGGAAATATTCATTATGAATTTGAAACGAATtgagaaatgtgaattaaataaaatatgcatgtttgatatataaatatatagataggTTAATTTGATATTGCTTTTAGTAGTtgacttaaatataaatattatctaaataaaagcaaaaaattaaaaaatatcaaattactAAGCATTTTGaaactttctttttcatattagtCAAGAATTATTATTCTTTGGAGCTATATATTTATCTGCATGCATATTTGTGAAGTATATGGAAAAATAGATTCTTTGACAATGAGATAGCTTCCTTCTCGACAACTGAGTAGATTGTAACCATAGTCACTTATACATaattgaattttatgaaaaaaacagaaatcatattttgttttcaaattggaATGTTTTATTGGAAGATGAATAGATAATCCAATTAGTTATAGAAGCAAAAGTAGAGAATACTAGAGTCATGATAGAGATATGGGTATAAACTGAAAAATTGccttaaaattctaaattttatgctaaatatttttgtacaaataACCCTAGCATAATCTTGGCTGTTCAATGACTGAAGTCAGCTTTGGAAATTCCCCTAATTAATTCAAACATTGGGTTCTCAGGGGCAGGATTTTAGTAGCAGCCATAACAGGAGTATTTTCCGTAGCAAGATGGGCAGTAGAAGTATCTGTAGCCTCCACAGCCACGACCATAGCCCAGTCTACACAAGCTGCCACATCCACAACCATAGCCGAAGCCCAGGCCACTGAAGCCTCCATAGCCATAGCGCAGGCCTCCATAGTAGCTGCCATAGTAGCTCATGGTGTCAGGAGTAGTGATTCTGGATTACAGTTCAAGGCAAGATTCTAAGAGTGAATGTCCACTTCTGTACAGGCAGTCTTATATACCCTGAAAGGTCATGTGATAAAACACTTGCCACCCGTTTTTGTGTCATTGTATGTGTTACACTTAACTGCATGCAATCCTGACATATGATGAGGCCTTCAAACTCATTAAAGTGCTTGAGCTTGCATTTTTGTCTTGTCGTGGTGTCCCTTAAGCATATTGCAtcactttcatgaaaaaaaattgctGTATCTTCAAACCCTGGATATACTAGACCCTAAACAAAATTCTTCATAGGCGTATTACATAGCACAGCTGATAGtgttatgtttttgaaattaagGACCATTTTGTCTCTGGTTTTCTTTGAATGATTATGCTTTACTTAtgattaaatgaaaacatttgggTAAATTAAAGTCTCAACAATTTATCATATCTTTTCTAAGACATCTTATATCTCATAGTGACATATCTTttcaaagggaaggaaaaatttgaaagtctggaggCATCAGATCACCTGCTGTGTATATCAGTAAAAACTTtaggaaatttttattatttaaatagagCCActcttcttcttttgtttttagaaCATTTGCCATCATaaccaatattttcttttttggctttacaagtttgaaaaataaaaccattttgatttaacaaaatggaaaaatattgttaaaacatAAAAGTTGGATCACAACAATCAAAAATCTAATTCATAAGCAGCCATACAAACTGTTCAAAATTTCCCTTTTCACGTCCATTTTGGCATGTCACCTATCCAAAGTGCTaccaaaaatacaaattatatctGCCCCTCTGTAATTATACAcatctttccctctctttttcagATCCATACATTTGCCCTCTTATCAACATATCCTCCCAGTTTCCATTAGAGTCTGAGACTAGGTGAAACAGTGAAATACATACACTTCTCTTTGGCTTCTATCCATTTCCATCCAATCCTTACGTAAATTCTTTCATAGACATCGTCATTTTTACTATagtattttttgccttttattccCTTAGCTAACCTGTCTCTGCcaagatattaaatatttattaaggccTTAGTTGTTGACAATATACGCCATCTCCAAAGACATTGTAATATTCTGTAAGAGACCGTTAACACTTAAATGTCTTCAAAATCTCCAAAAAAtatgagcatatgaaaagacagAATGTAGAAAGtaataaatgtatacaaaatGTCCCTCAGCTGACTCTAAGTCACTACATCCAAGTCTGATCCAAAATATGGTTAAGCACCACCCAGATATGCCCTTAACATGAAACTTAAACACGTAAGTTCTTGATAGCTTTATGTGACTTCAAATGTACTGTTCAGCTTTCAGTGAATTTATAATCAATTTTCAAGTGATGCATTTTTCCAACTGGACCTGTTAACTTTTGTTCAATGATTAGCATGCAGTAGAAGCTCAATAAGTAagtgttgaatggatgaatgcattCTAAGGTCTTTACGGGTAAGAATCATGTCTCTCATAGACATGGACAGCTCTATGAATGCATCTGCAcaatacaaaattaaaagataaattagcTCAATTACCTTTTTTGCTTTATGAcccataattttatttcctttttttttttttgctttagttgttctttaaggcatattttaaaatacacagatcTTAATTGTACTCATTGATGATATTTTGCTTGTATTCACTGATGGCCTAGATCAAGCATACTCTAATTCCCAAAATCTCTTTGTTGGCTTTACTAGTCAGTATTACTGcctagaaataaacatttttctaactATTAACATCCTAGATTAAGTTTGCTTGGCCTGGGCTTTACATAAATGGACTCACAGAATGCTGACACATCTGCAACCCCCATGCTCACCCCCTAAATTATTCTGTGCACCACTGTCTGTGAGATAGATCTTTGTTACTGCACGTAGCATTAGACTTGTTGTTTAAATTGCTGTGAAGTAGTATGTTAAATGAATATAGccaaatttatttatgattttgctTTGATAAATCTATATTTgagcagttttattttgttttgttttgctatcaTGGATAAAGCTTCTATATGCCTTTTTATAGAGAtcttttttttgaaaatctaAGCATTCCTTTACCTTGTGTTTACATAGGACAGGAATTgctaacatatatatatttatattatatattatatattatatatgactatatattaaaaaaatatgtatttagctTCCATAGACCCTGCTAATCTCAGGATACTGCTGTCATATGAGTTTTTATAGTAGTTAAATTTGCAGTACCACCagtagtgtatgagagttccagttgctccacgtCCTCATCCACATTGAGTATTTTCAAGCTCTTTGATTTGACCATTCTTGTAGGTAGGTAGTGATATCTGAGTATTGTTTTAATTCGG contains the following coding sequences:
- the LOC134370540 gene encoding keratin-associated protein 19-5-like, whose amino-acid sequence is MTYYSSYYGGLGYGYGGFGGLGYGYGCGCGSFRRLGYGSGYGGYSYGYGCCRPSCCGGYRFSSFY